In Brevibacterium zhoupengii, the following are encoded in one genomic region:
- a CDS encoding MFS transporter, which yields MSKSATLRSPEVLNRVIFARLMPLLIAAYILAFLDRSNIGMAKERLEIDLGISATAYGIGAGLFFLTYAVCEIPSNMIMHKVGARWWIMRIMITWGLISAAMMFVQGEWSFYILRMLLGVAEAGLFPGVMYYLTKWFTVKDRAKANGAFLLGVSIANIVGAPIGGVLLTMDGFLGLHGWQWMFLIEGVPACFLALLVWKFLPDSPKQAKFLSAEEAEWLESTIDAEEQAGASGASNHRLADIVRDPQILLVVGVYFGHQLAVYALNFFLPSIIGGWGELSSIQIGLLTAIPWVFSAVGALLLPRFAKTASTSKKIALGSMIGIIVGFIIGALGGPVLGLIGFCLAAFNFFALQPILFTYPATRLSGVGLAAGLALVNTVGLLGGFLGPYIMGFMEDVTGSGVSGLWLIVGVCIIGAFLIPFLKQGHESNAEEAQNSGSTQPPTNSEK from the coding sequence ATGTCGAAATCAGCGACGCTGCGGTCGCCGGAAGTGTTGAATCGAGTGATCTTCGCTCGGCTCATGCCATTGCTCATTGCCGCTTATATTTTGGCTTTTCTCGATCGAAGCAACATCGGAATGGCCAAAGAACGGCTGGAAATTGATCTGGGAATCTCCGCCACGGCATACGGCATTGGTGCTGGGCTATTTTTCCTAACCTACGCGGTATGCGAGATCCCTTCGAACATGATCATGCACAAGGTCGGTGCTCGATGGTGGATCATGCGCATCATGATCACTTGGGGCTTGATCTCAGCGGCGATGATGTTCGTCCAAGGTGAGTGGTCTTTCTACATTTTGCGTATGTTGCTCGGCGTCGCCGAAGCTGGGCTTTTTCCCGGCGTCATGTATTACCTGACTAAATGGTTCACCGTCAAAGACCGGGCCAAGGCCAATGGTGCGTTCCTGTTGGGAGTCTCGATTGCCAACATAGTTGGGGCTCCTATCGGCGGCGTGCTTCTGACGATGGACGGTTTTCTAGGCTTGCACGGCTGGCAGTGGATGTTCCTCATCGAAGGCGTGCCTGCATGCTTCCTGGCGCTCCTGGTTTGGAAATTCTTACCAGACAGCCCGAAGCAGGCCAAGTTTCTCAGTGCCGAAGAAGCTGAATGGCTCGAAAGTACCATTGACGCGGAAGAACAAGCCGGAGCCTCAGGGGCATCAAATCATCGTCTCGCTGATATCGTTCGCGATCCGCAGATACTTCTGGTCGTCGGCGTCTATTTCGGGCACCAGCTCGCCGTTTATGCGCTCAACTTCTTCCTTCCTTCGATCATCGGCGGCTGGGGCGAGTTGAGCTCAATCCAGATCGGGCTGTTGACCGCGATCCCGTGGGTGTTCTCCGCGGTCGGTGCATTGCTGTTACCGCGTTTCGCCAAAACAGCCAGCACCTCGAAGAAGATCGCTCTGGGTTCCATGATCGGAATCATCGTAGGGTTCATCATCGGTGCACTAGGTGGGCCAGTGCTTGGTCTTATCGGCTTCTGCTTGGCGGCATTTAACTTTTTCGCGCTCCAGCCGATTCTGTTCACGTACCCGGCGACGCGACTTTCCGGAGTCGGATTGGCTGCCGGACTTGCGCTCGTCAATACGGTTGGGCTCCTCGGAGGATTCCTTGGGCCATACATCATGGGCTTCATGGAAGACGTCACCGGATCAGGCGTTTCAGGGCTGTGGCTGATCGTCGGAGTTTGCATAATCGGTGCCTTCCTCATCCCGTTCCTCAAGCAAGGGCACGAGTCCAATGCCGAGGAAGCACAGAATTCCGGCTCCACTCAACCTCCTACAAACTCGGAAAAATGA
- a CDS encoding CaiB/BaiF CoA transferase family protein, which translates to MLEQGESSTVGAEELPLAGIRVIEFSHMVMGPSCGMILADLGAEVIKVEPRGAGDKTRYLPGSGSGLFPAFNRNKQSVQLDIAEAADRDVALSLIDSADVLLENFRVGKMESMGYGYEELAQRNPRLIYCSLKGFLSGPYGQRTALDEVVQMLGGLAYMTGPPGQPLRAGASVNDIMGGMFGVIGVLSALRVRERTGEGQVINSALFENNAFLVGTHMAQAQISGEPLRPMPTRRATWAVYDIFRDKHDDQIFVAAVSDGQWHDLCDEFDLSQLAGDPELETNQGRVDQRDRIHRELQAALSRLDLAEIEEKCTRRGLPVAPVNTPADLTTDAHLVASGALASTGLPSGDQVDVPLLPLTFGGRRLGLRSDVPTPGEHNNRYRDGPADTSATDAGLESDPRDEPVDAEVGESKTQSQ; encoded by the coding sequence ATGCTTGAGCAGGGCGAATCCTCGACTGTGGGCGCGGAGGAGTTGCCGCTGGCGGGCATCCGCGTCATCGAGTTCTCCCACATGGTCATGGGACCCAGCTGCGGGATGATCCTTGCCGACCTCGGCGCCGAAGTGATCAAGGTCGAACCGCGCGGCGCCGGGGACAAGACCCGATACCTGCCCGGTTCGGGTTCGGGGCTCTTCCCCGCCTTCAACCGCAACAAGCAGTCCGTGCAACTCGATATCGCCGAGGCGGCCGACCGTGACGTCGCCCTGTCCCTCATCGATTCCGCCGATGTTCTCCTCGAGAACTTCCGAGTCGGGAAGATGGAATCCATGGGCTACGGCTACGAGGAACTCGCGCAGCGCAATCCGCGCCTCATCTACTGCTCCCTCAAGGGATTCCTGTCCGGACCCTATGGTCAACGCACTGCCCTCGACGAGGTCGTGCAGATGCTCGGCGGCCTGGCGTATATGACCGGCCCACCCGGACAGCCGCTTCGCGCCGGAGCCAGCGTCAACGACATCATGGGCGGCATGTTCGGCGTCATCGGCGTGCTCTCTGCACTGCGTGTGCGCGAACGTACCGGAGAAGGGCAGGTCATCAATTCCGCCCTGTTCGAGAACAACGCCTTCCTCGTCGGCACGCACATGGCGCAGGCTCAGATCAGCGGGGAACCGCTGCGGCCGATGCCCACCCGCCGGGCCACCTGGGCCGTCTACGACATCTTCCGCGACAAGCACGATGACCAGATCTTCGTCGCCGCCGTCAGCGACGGGCAATGGCATGACCTCTGCGACGAGTTCGACTTAAGCCAGCTCGCCGGCGATCCCGAGCTCGAGACGAACCAGGGACGAGTCGACCAGCGCGATCGCATCCACCGCGAACTGCAGGCGGCACTGTCCCGACTCGACCTCGCCGAGATCGAGGAGAAGTGCACCCGCCGCGGACTGCCGGTCGCCCCGGTCAACACCCCGGCCGACCTCACCACCGACGCCCACCTCGTCGCCTCCGGGGCCCTGGCCAGCACCGGCCTGCCCAGCGGCGACCAGGTCGACGTGCCGCTGCTGCCGCTGACCTTCGGCGGCCGTCGACTCGGACTGCGCAGCGATGTACCCACACCCGGCGAGCACAACAACCGCTACCGCGACGGACCAGCTGACACCTCGGCGACGGACGCCGGCCTCGAGTCGGATCCGAGAGACGAACCCGTCGACGCCGAAGTCGGCGAATCGAAGACACAGTCTCAGTAA
- a CDS encoding hydroxymethylglutaryl-CoA lyase, giving the protein MVRPTSVTILDTTLRDGLQIEDAIVPTDAKVALGEQLIAAGLKEIEVGSFVNPKKVPQMADTGEVLQRLQAHEAEGVDFFTLVFNLKGAQRAVDAGAKNIKLVLSASEGHSQANSDAPIAQATQRLLEAADFARDNGVRFDIATAVSFICPFDGITDADHLVEVLRPFVDAGAHGVGVADTIGNANPSLVARNTSAVIEAFPGKPVNLHLHDTYNFGMANVIAALDLGISNFDAAMGGLGGCPFAPGAAGNIGTDDLVHLLHREGVNTGVDVEALSAIREPLTSAVGHELTSSLSAIPAVPAAYHA; this is encoded by the coding sequence ATGGTTCGGCCCACATCGGTCACGATTCTCGACACAACGCTGCGCGACGGTCTCCAGATCGAGGACGCCATCGTTCCCACCGACGCCAAGGTCGCACTCGGCGAGCAGCTCATCGCCGCAGGACTCAAGGAGATCGAGGTCGGATCGTTCGTCAATCCGAAGAAGGTCCCACAGATGGCCGACACCGGAGAGGTCCTGCAGCGCCTCCAGGCCCACGAGGCCGAAGGCGTCGACTTCTTCACACTCGTCTTCAACCTCAAGGGCGCCCAGCGAGCCGTCGATGCCGGGGCGAAGAACATCAAACTCGTCCTCTCCGCCTCCGAAGGTCACTCGCAGGCGAACTCCGACGCCCCGATCGCCCAGGCCACACAGCGTCTCCTCGAAGCTGCTGACTTCGCCCGTGACAACGGCGTGCGCTTCGACATCGCCACCGCGGTCAGCTTCATCTGCCCCTTCGACGGCATCACCGATGCCGACCACCTCGTCGAGGTCCTGCGTCCCTTCGTCGATGCCGGAGCACACGGGGTCGGGGTCGCAGACACCATCGGAAACGCCAACCCATCGCTGGTGGCCAGGAATACCTCGGCGGTCATCGAAGCCTTCCCGGGCAAACCGGTCAACCTGCACCTGCACGACACCTACAACTTCGGGATGGCCAACGTCATCGCCGCACTCGACCTCGGGATCTCGAACTTCGACGCGGCCATGGGCGGCCTCGGCGGCTGCCCCTTCGCCCCGGGCGCGGCCGGAAACATCGGCACCGACGACCTCGTCCACCTCCTGCACCGCGAAGGCGTGAACACCGGCGTCGACGTCGAGGCACTCTCGGCAATCCGGGAGCCGTTGACCTCTGCCGTCGGCCACGAACTGACCTCCAGCCTCTCCGCGATCCCCGCCGTCCCGGCGGCCTACCATGCTTGA
- a CDS encoding fumarylacetoacetate hydrolase family protein: protein MELLRLGPIGHEIPVVRDNDVHYDLRPLTTDITPEFFADDGIGRVRTALDEGSLEPLEGAADLRIGAPVARPSAVVCVGMNYAAHAREAGAEPPAAPVVFFKMPSTIAGPYDALELPPYATKADWEVELGLVIGSRAFRVASAEDAYSHVAGYMLANDLSERRFQIEESGGQWSKGKNLPGFTPLGPWIRPAAEVDPGSLRLRSWVNGEVRQDSSTRDLIFDVGQIIYQLSQTMPFEPGDVILTGTPQGVAMSGKFPFLAADDVVEMEIEGLGRHRQAVTVTQ from the coding sequence ATGGAATTGCTGCGTTTGGGCCCCATCGGGCACGAGATCCCGGTCGTGCGTGACAACGACGTCCACTACGATCTGCGCCCCCTGACCACCGACATCACTCCAGAGTTCTTTGCCGACGACGGCATCGGACGAGTCCGCACCGCACTGGACGAAGGCAGCCTCGAACCCCTCGAGGGAGCGGCGGATCTGCGCATCGGAGCGCCTGTCGCTCGTCCCTCGGCAGTAGTGTGCGTGGGCATGAATTACGCGGCGCATGCTCGAGAGGCAGGGGCAGAGCCGCCCGCGGCGCCCGTCGTCTTCTTCAAGATGCCATCGACGATCGCCGGTCCCTACGATGCGCTCGAGTTGCCGCCCTACGCCACGAAGGCCGACTGGGAAGTCGAGCTGGGACTGGTCATCGGCAGCCGAGCCTTCAGAGTCGCCTCGGCGGAGGACGCGTATTCGCACGTGGCCGGCTATATGCTGGCCAACGACCTGTCCGAACGCAGGTTCCAGATCGAGGAATCCGGCGGTCAGTGGTCGAAGGGGAAGAACCTCCCCGGCTTCACCCCTCTGGGCCCGTGGATCAGGCCCGCCGCCGAGGTGGATCCCGGATCCCTGCGACTGCGCAGTTGGGTCAATGGTGAAGTCCGCCAGGATTCGTCGACGCGTGACCTGATCTTCGACGTCGGGCAGATCATCTATCAACTCAGCCAGACGATGCCCTTCGAGCCCGGGGATGTGATCCTCACCGGAACGCCGCAGGGCGTGGCAATGTCGGGGAAGTTCCCGTTCCTGGCTGCCGATGATGTCGTCGAGATGGAGATCGAGGGCCTCGGTCGACACCGTCAGGCCGTGACCGTCACTCAGTGA
- a CDS encoding BKACE family enzyme encodes MAQTRKVIITSAVTGAIHTPTMSPHLPITQDEIADAAIGAAEAGAAILHLHTRDPEDGRPSQNPEHFEPVLQKVASNTDAVVNITTGGSPHMSVEERMQPVTTFKPELASLNMGSMNFGLFPMLDKYSTFKNDWEREHLENSRDLVFKNTFADIERILEIGNSNGTRFEFECYDISHLYNLAHFQARGLAKGPLFVQSVFGLLGGIGGHPEDLMHMHRTAERLLEDFQWSILGAGKNQQPLATMGATMGSHIRVGLEDSLWIGPGKLAESNAAQVTKMRTIVEELGMEVATPDEARAMLGLKGADHVSF; translated from the coding sequence ATGGCACAGACACGAAAAGTCATCATCACCTCGGCGGTTACAGGAGCCATCCACACGCCAACGATGTCGCCTCATCTGCCGATCACTCAGGACGAAATCGCCGACGCGGCGATCGGTGCTGCAGAGGCGGGCGCAGCGATCCTTCACCTGCATACCCGGGACCCTGAAGATGGTCGACCTTCCCAGAACCCGGAGCATTTCGAGCCCGTCCTGCAGAAAGTTGCGAGCAACACGGATGCGGTCGTCAATATCACCACTGGCGGGTCGCCGCATATGAGCGTCGAAGAGCGAATGCAGCCGGTCACAACTTTCAAGCCGGAACTCGCAAGCCTCAATATGGGCTCGATGAACTTCGGGCTCTTCCCAATGCTCGATAAATACTCAACGTTCAAGAACGACTGGGAACGCGAGCACCTTGAAAACTCCCGGGACCTCGTTTTCAAGAACACATTCGCTGATATCGAACGGATCCTCGAGATTGGGAATTCAAATGGCACCCGCTTCGAATTCGAGTGCTATGACATCTCGCATCTATACAATCTGGCCCACTTCCAAGCGCGAGGTCTGGCCAAAGGCCCTCTCTTCGTGCAGTCGGTGTTTGGTCTGCTCGGCGGGATCGGCGGACATCCGGAGGACCTTATGCATATGCACCGCACAGCAGAGCGACTCCTCGAAGACTTTCAATGGTCGATCCTCGGTGCTGGTAAGAACCAGCAGCCCTTAGCAACTATGGGGGCAACTATGGGTTCACACATTCGTGTCGGGCTGGAAGATTCCCTCTGGATCGGCCCGGGAAAGCTTGCGGAATCGAATGCGGCTCAAGTGACAAAGATGCGCACGATCGTCGAAGAGCTGGGGATGGAGGTTGCGACTCCAGACGAGGCTCGGGCGATGCTCGGGCTTAAAGGTGCAGATCACGTGTCGTTCTAA
- a CDS encoding CaiB/BaiF CoA transferase family protein yields MTARRLPLSGVRVLELGNYIAAPTTGRMLADFGAEVIKIERPESGDELRNWRLKQGTTSMLYRTINRNKKSVVLDLRSEEGRASALELVRRSDIVLENFRPGTIEKWGLGPEVLEEANPDIILVRISAFGQTGPMSERPGFAAVAEGYSGFRELVGDPDRPPVRVGISIGDSIAGMQAAFGAVMMLFDRQRQKITGAAEAVVGSDHSFEGRGSLADRTVDVALNEAMFSVMESLVPDYSAFGETRTRTGGRMEGIAPSNGYLCAGGKSVVIAGNGDGIYKRLMDAVDRPDLGEDPDLQTNAGRWERREELDEAIGAWCAKRDVAEVVETLDAAGVPAGPIYTAEDLVADEQLAARGMIQHLDVSTGEETLSDVAFPGITPVIGGSSIPIDHLGPDLGEHTDEVLEQLGGKLPERD; encoded by the coding sequence ATGACAGCACGTCGTCTTCCACTGAGCGGTGTGCGAGTCCTCGAACTCGGCAACTACATCGCGGCGCCCACCACAGGGCGCATGCTTGCCGACTTCGGTGCGGAGGTCATCAAGATCGAGCGCCCCGAGAGCGGCGACGAACTCCGCAACTGGCGCCTCAAGCAGGGCACCACCTCGATGCTCTATCGCACCATCAACCGCAATAAGAAGTCCGTTGTCCTCGACCTCCGCTCGGAGGAAGGCAGAGCCTCGGCCCTTGAGCTCGTGCGCCGCAGTGATATCGTGCTGGAGAACTTCCGCCCCGGAACCATTGAGAAATGGGGTCTTGGGCCTGAGGTCCTCGAAGAGGCCAACCCCGACATCATCCTGGTTCGCATCTCCGCCTTCGGCCAGACCGGTCCCATGTCCGAACGTCCCGGTTTCGCCGCCGTCGCCGAAGGCTACTCCGGCTTCCGCGAGCTCGTCGGTGACCCCGACCGGCCCCCGGTGCGCGTGGGCATCTCGATCGGTGACTCCATCGCCGGCATGCAGGCCGCCTTCGGCGCCGTGATGATGCTCTTCGATCGTCAGCGCCAGAAGATCACCGGGGCCGCCGAGGCTGTCGTCGGCTCCGATCACAGCTTCGAAGGCCGGGGTTCCCTGGCTGATCGCACGGTCGACGTCGCGCTGAATGAGGCCATGTTCTCCGTCATGGAGTCCCTTGTCCCTGACTACTCCGCCTTCGGCGAGACTCGCACGCGCACCGGCGGACGGATGGAGGGCATCGCCCCGTCGAACGGCTACCTCTGCGCCGGCGGAAAGTCCGTGGTCATCGCCGGCAACGGCGACGGAATCTACAAACGCCTGATGGATGCCGTTGACCGCCCGGACCTTGGTGAAGACCCCGACCTGCAGACCAATGCCGGACGGTGGGAGCGACGAGAGGAACTCGATGAGGCCATCGGAGCCTGGTGCGCGAAGCGCGATGTCGCCGAGGTGGTCGAGACTCTGGATGCCGCGGGCGTTCCCGCCGGGCCGATCTACACCGCCGAAGACCTCGTGGCCGATGAGCAGCTGGCAGCGCGCGGCATGATCCAGCACCTCGACGTCTCGACCGGCGAAGAGACGCTCAGTGATGTCGCTTTCCCGGGAATCACCCCGGTCATCGGCGGCTCATCGATCCCGATCGACCACCTCGGCCCGGATCTGGGCGAGCACACCGACGAAGTGCTCGAGCAGCTCGGCGGGAAACTGCCCGAGCGCGACTGA
- a CDS encoding MFS transporter, which translates to MKSGLFKSLGSIHRYSWISLLVCWVIWIINAYDREIILRLGPSISESLDLSPDTWGIIASLIMLSLAIMPIPGSALSDKYGGGEKRAKFQVPLVIGMAVLSFISGLKLISSNIVLFLALRFGVNLGAGWGEPVGVSNTAEWWPKEKRGFALGAHHTGYPIGSLLSGVMAAAVLSWFGADGWSYAFFLAVFIAVPVMLFWSKYSTKDKIVALYQDFDAKGLTRPDAIENLEGRAKGLLRKTVMTPAITITAVTTMLTQIVYMGVNTVLPPYLYNIVGLSLAESAGLSVVFALTGIFGQIIWPSLSDKIGRKPTIIICGIWMSVSVAALYFATTSLLVVIVQLIFGLVANAVWPIYYAAASDSAPDGGTSTANGVITTAMFIGGGIAPVLIGRLVTIGGGWEASAGYVYCFLTMAGFALLGAVVQMFVRQPGRLRV; encoded by the coding sequence ATGAAATCAGGTCTCTTCAAATCCCTTGGCTCCATACACCGATACTCGTGGATCTCCCTTCTTGTGTGCTGGGTGATCTGGATTATCAACGCTTACGATCGTGAGATTATCCTGCGCCTGGGGCCGTCTATTTCAGAATCCCTTGACCTATCTCCCGACACGTGGGGGATCATTGCCTCTCTAATCATGCTCTCGCTGGCAATTATGCCGATCCCTGGTTCGGCCTTGAGCGATAAGTACGGCGGTGGAGAGAAGCGCGCGAAGTTTCAAGTGCCGCTCGTGATCGGCATGGCCGTCCTGTCTTTTATCTCGGGGCTAAAACTCATCAGCAGCAATATTGTGTTGTTTTTGGCGCTCAGGTTTGGAGTCAACCTTGGTGCAGGTTGGGGCGAGCCAGTTGGTGTCAGTAATACTGCAGAATGGTGGCCGAAGGAGAAGCGCGGGTTTGCGCTTGGTGCTCACCACACTGGCTACCCAATAGGCTCCCTGCTTTCGGGGGTTATGGCGGCGGCCGTACTTAGCTGGTTCGGTGCCGACGGATGGTCGTATGCCTTCTTCCTTGCTGTATTCATTGCTGTGCCTGTGATGCTCTTTTGGTCGAAATACTCGACGAAGGACAAGATCGTAGCTCTCTACCAGGATTTCGATGCCAAGGGACTGACTCGACCTGATGCGATTGAGAACCTGGAGGGCCGCGCCAAGGGTCTGCTAAGAAAAACTGTGATGACTCCCGCAATCACAATTACCGCGGTGACAACGATGCTTACGCAGATCGTGTACATGGGAGTGAATACCGTGCTGCCTCCGTACCTGTACAACATCGTGGGACTTTCTCTCGCAGAATCCGCGGGATTGAGCGTCGTGTTCGCCTTGACAGGAATATTCGGGCAGATTATCTGGCCGAGTCTGTCCGACAAGATCGGGCGGAAACCTACTATTATCATCTGCGGAATTTGGATGTCGGTGAGCGTAGCCGCACTGTATTTCGCGACAACATCACTGCTGGTTGTGATCGTTCAGTTGATCTTCGGCTTAGTAGCAAATGCTGTGTGGCCAATCTATTATGCTGCAGCGTCAGATTCTGCTCCCGACGGAGGCACTTCAACCGCCAACGGTGTCATTACAACGGCCATGTTTATCGGCGGAGGGATCGCCCCCGTGCTCATCGGTCGTCTCGTCACCATTGGAGGCGGATGGGAAGCTAGCGCGGGGTATGTGTATTGTTTCCTGACCATGGCTGGGTTCGCGCTTTTGGGGGCCGTGGTTCAGATGTTCGTCAGGCAGCCCGGCAGACTTCGGGTCTGA
- a CDS encoding SDR family oxidoreductase — protein MLGVEGRRVLITAGAAGIGRAIAQRFTEAGAEVWVTDIVESAVDSARSDGMKASVSNASDEGQVADFAAEIEKEWGTLDVLVNNAGIAGPTGAIENLESKAWLATFDVNIHSQFYCVKYFLPLLRTSSSAAIVNLSSAAGRLGMAGRSPYSATKWAVVGLTKTLAIELGGENIRCNAICPGAVGGPRIEGVIESKAEMLGKAVEEVTGLYTGQSSLNKLADANDIGNMAVFLASDMASHVNGQAMAVDGNTEKLY, from the coding sequence ATGCTCGGAGTCGAAGGTAGACGCGTTCTGATCACTGCAGGGGCTGCTGGAATCGGTCGGGCCATCGCCCAACGATTCACAGAGGCTGGTGCAGAAGTATGGGTGACCGACATTGTGGAATCCGCAGTCGATTCTGCCCGAAGCGATGGGATGAAAGCTTCCGTGTCGAATGCGTCTGATGAAGGGCAGGTCGCAGATTTTGCTGCTGAAATTGAGAAAGAGTGGGGGACTCTCGACGTCCTCGTCAATAACGCTGGGATTGCAGGGCCCACAGGTGCCATCGAAAATCTAGAGTCGAAAGCGTGGCTGGCGACCTTTGATGTGAACATCCACAGCCAGTTCTATTGCGTCAAATATTTTCTGCCTTTACTGCGAACCAGCTCATCTGCCGCGATCGTCAATTTGTCCTCGGCTGCAGGGCGGCTGGGCATGGCTGGCCGCAGTCCCTATTCAGCAACAAAGTGGGCAGTAGTCGGGTTGACGAAGACCCTCGCAATCGAACTCGGTGGTGAGAACATCCGCTGCAACGCAATATGTCCTGGTGCAGTTGGTGGACCTCGGATCGAGGGGGTTATCGAGTCCAAAGCCGAAATGCTGGGGAAGGCCGTCGAAGAAGTTACTGGTCTATACACGGGCCAGTCCTCGCTGAACAAACTCGCAGACGCCAACGACATTGGAAACATGGCTGTATTCCTGGCTTCCGACATGGCCTCTCATGTCAACGGCCAGGCCATGGCAGTCGACGGTAATACAGAAAAGCTCTACTGA
- a CDS encoding LacI family DNA-binding transcriptional regulator — translation MMQEVEHGELSRPRVSAAQVARACGVSTATVSYVFNGKTGVSSAVRRQIIEKANELGYRSPLTSAMHNRSLTRVIGLIVPSMVNYMHMHWAQAIIEAAAEEGYDVFVSTTGDDPERLDHVASTLSARNVDGVISTGGMRLDARSYGTLNSARIPVVNLSRKVEHASASFIGIDDALAARELMTHVLGHGVTRIATVIGPRFSTASADREKAFIETAAEHGISIPGDWKVSTRLHRNGGRIAAEELLGDPDNRPEAIVCGSDEVALGVIEHSVVNGISIPDDLIVVGSDGLARSRSPLMGMTTIVQPVAEMAKAAFSVLLDHIEDPGAPTREVICRHQIHTGTSCGCHPDSFNALSTTRD, via the coding sequence ATGATGCAAGAGGTAGAGCACGGCGAGTTGTCTCGTCCTCGTGTTTCAGCAGCCCAAGTCGCGCGTGCCTGTGGAGTATCGACTGCGACAGTCAGCTACGTCTTCAATGGAAAGACGGGCGTGTCATCAGCTGTTCGCCGGCAGATCATCGAGAAGGCAAACGAACTCGGATACAGGTCACCGCTGACATCGGCGATGCACAATCGGTCGTTGACGCGTGTGATCGGACTGATTGTTCCTTCGATGGTGAACTACATGCACATGCATTGGGCGCAGGCCATTATCGAGGCGGCAGCGGAGGAAGGGTACGACGTCTTCGTTTCCACCACCGGAGACGATCCGGAACGATTGGACCACGTTGCGTCGACATTGTCAGCCCGTAATGTCGACGGCGTTATCTCCACTGGCGGTATGCGACTCGACGCGCGATCGTACGGGACTTTGAATAGCGCCAGGATCCCGGTAGTCAATCTCTCTCGTAAGGTCGAGCATGCCAGCGCAAGCTTCATCGGCATTGACGATGCCTTGGCCGCGCGCGAACTTATGACACATGTCCTGGGACACGGGGTTACGAGGATCGCAACGGTCATCGGCCCACGTTTCTCTACAGCTTCGGCCGACCGAGAAAAAGCGTTCATAGAGACAGCGGCTGAACATGGAATCTCCATCCCCGGTGATTGGAAGGTGAGCACTCGATTGCACCGGAACGGCGGAAGGATTGCGGCGGAGGAGCTACTTGGCGATCCAGACAACCGGCCAGAGGCCATCGTGTGCGGTTCCGACGAGGTGGCGCTGGGCGTCATCGAACACTCGGTTGTCAATGGAATCAGCATTCCCGATGATCTCATCGTTGTCGGAAGCGATGGTCTTGCCCGCTCCCGATCACCGCTGATGGGGATGACGACAATTGTTCAACCAGTCGCGGAGATGGCGAAGGCGGCGTTCTCCGTACTGCTCGACCATATCGAGGACCCAGGTGCGCCAACTCGTGAAGTGATCTGTCGCCACCAAATTCACACAGGAACCAGCTGTGGTTGCCACCCCGATTCATTCAATGCTCTAAGTACAACCAGAGATTGA
- a CDS encoding SMP-30/gluconolactonase/LRE family protein — MAEKIEVLLDVKTKLGEGPVWDAASQRLHWVDSADGRIFRSTAQGTELRAWEVGEPIGSIAVGADNSYFLAALQSGLYRIDVESGAKELLVDPEPDQPKNRLNDGKVDRQGRFVFGSMDTLEEEPSGKLYSYDVDGCLSVLDTGIICSNGPCFSPDGTILYFSDTWTGEIWAYDYDASSGGASLRRTFTKVDTSGGGAADGATVDSEGYLWQALVYSGTIVRYSPDGKIDRLLEMPVLKATSLTFGGPNLDVLYVTSMSKPPLPRFPEDGQLRGSLFAVTGLGVTGVAEPRYGK, encoded by the coding sequence GTGGCTGAAAAGATCGAAGTGCTATTAGATGTCAAGACAAAATTGGGTGAAGGTCCGGTATGGGATGCGGCTTCACAGCGGCTGCACTGGGTCGACAGCGCAGATGGAAGAATCTTTCGTTCCACGGCACAAGGGACAGAGCTGAGAGCGTGGGAGGTCGGAGAGCCCATTGGTTCAATTGCCGTTGGTGCCGATAACAGCTACTTTCTCGCAGCACTTCAGAGCGGGCTGTATCGCATTGATGTGGAGAGCGGCGCCAAAGAACTTCTCGTGGATCCTGAACCCGATCAGCCGAAGAACCGACTCAATGACGGAAAGGTGGACCGTCAAGGTCGGTTTGTATTCGGTTCTATGGACACGCTCGAAGAAGAGCCGAGCGGCAAGCTCTACTCATATGACGTGGATGGCTGTCTCTCTGTCCTGGATACGGGGATCATCTGTTCGAACGGACCTTGTTTCAGTCCTGATGGGACAATTCTTTATTTCTCCGACACCTGGACAGGCGAGATTTGGGCCTATGACTACGACGCCTCGAGTGGGGGAGCGTCTTTGCGACGTACGTTCACGAAAGTGGACACCAGTGGCGGCGGGGCTGCTGACGGGGCCACTGTCGATTCTGAAGGCTATCTTTGGCAGGCGCTGGTCTACAGCGGAACTATCGTTCGCTACTCGCCAGACGGAAAAATCGACCGACTACTCGAGATGCCGGTACTTAAAGCGACCAGTCTTACCTTCGGCGGCCCCAACCTGGACGTTTTGTACGTCACTTCCATGTCTAAGCCGCCGCTTCCGCGCTTCCCCGAAGATGGGCAACTGCGAGGATCTCTTTTTGCAGTGACAGGTCTGGGAGTCACCGGTGTTGCCGAGCCCCGGTACGGAAAGTGA